The segment TTGATACTAATGATGTCAAACCCGTAACtattctttcagcatttaatTGAGTTTTTCCAACTTTTCTGAGTCAGTTTGACTACACCCTCCCCATACTTCTGAAGCATAATCCAATATCGGTCTAACAAATGTGGTGCACACTAATGATAAGGATTTTCGGCTAAGCCtaaatttcaactttcattttattgaaaattattattagtATTGTATCAATATAACATCTTGAGAGAAATATCTCCTAAATGTTTGTGATGTGTAAGAAATTCTAATGGACTTTGCTGAAATAATAGATTCGgaatatttggatatttttggGTCGTAAAAGTTTGAGTTTTTTGTGGATTaaatcacaggtgcttgtggacaggacttccggtaccccccttcttgtatttttaaatgttcaattccttgggtattttggacgtatttttgataaaatatgtaacttcagggtttatatatttgaatggaatacacaaatctcgcatagaaaccgttttttaaaatgtcatatcaccgatcatatattacgatcggtgatatgacattttaaaaaacggtttctatgtgAGATTTGTGTGAGTTggagccccgctcgtgtcatggccgtgtcaaacctaagtcgtaaacataggtagtcattgctcctttgccaaccgctcagcatttagaagtaagaatCGGATATGATcctaaaaacagaggtcccgtgtcgtggCAGGCATTGGCACGTGAAAGAACCCCCACTCCTACGGGCCTAAATGTCGTAAGCGCTAAACATTTATATCTTTTGTGATatttcatctacagctggtgacgtctcaatatgagtgaaaaattctcgacagaaCGTCAAACAACCAACCAGCCAACAACCCCAATATAGATATCAAAGCTACCTCCGTGGTGTACACAACTCATAGATAGACAACAGTCTTACAAAGTAGGGAATCACAGAATAATCCCCAATTAATAACCCTGAGGGGAACATCACGAACATATAGAGGAAAGATCTGCACAGAATATTGTATACAACCTACAAGTGGATGCATGAACTTCACACACAAATTCGTCTCAGGCGATAACATTAGCAGAGCATCTAAAATGTCTATTTTGTATGTCTGCAAGCAAAATTGCCAATTCACTCTGTATTTTCTTCAAAACACATAGGGAAAAACAAACAGTGAAAACTAGcagcccaactctctgttttgtattgcttataggagttgtaagactgatcactgttcgttatcttcaccttttacacAGTGGGAACTGGTAGAACACAGTGGGAACTGGCAGAACACAGTGGGAACTGGCAGAACACAGTGGGAACTGGTAGAACACAATGGGAACTGGTAGAACACAGTGGGAACTGGTAGAACACAGTGGGAACTGGTAGAACACAGTGGGAACTGGCAGAACACAGTGGGAGCTGGCAGAACACAGTGGGAACTGGCAGAACACAATGGGAACTGGTAGAACACAGTGGGAACTGGTAGAACACAGTGGGAACTGGTAGAACACAGTGGGAACTGGCAGAACACAGTGGGAGCTGGCAGAACACAGTGGGAACTGGCAGAACACAGTGGGAACTGGCAGAACACAGTGGGAACTGGTAGAACACAGTGGGAACTGGTAGAACACAGTGGGAGCTGGCAGAACACAGTGGGAGCTGGTAGAACACAGTGGGAACTGGTAGAACACAGTGGGAGCTGGCAGAACACAGTGGGAACTGGTAGAACACAGTGGGAACTGGTAGAACACAGTGGGAGCTGGCCTTTAGGCTTACCTGGAAAACACCGCACCCAGCAATGGAACCAGCAACTAAACCGACATTTCCCAGCAGCATATTATACACCTCATCAAAACACCCCTGAAATATTCATTGTTAAATTATTATACATGCAACATATTATAAACCTCATCAAAGCACCCCTGAAAAAAaagtctccatttgagtgaaatattctcgagaggaacgttaaacaatatgaattcaatcaatcaatcaattcaatgTTAAATGATAAGACACGCAGGCAACTGTTGAGTTAGGATTTTGTATTCGTAAATCTCAAATTCGATTTCATTCTTGATTACTGTTCTCAGAACCCAATTTGTGACAACAGTTGCTCTCTGAAAAAAGTATACCAGTTGCTCTTTGAAAAAATCATACCTTTGTGTATATGTTTACTGGTGTTGTAGCACACGTTGGAGTGGTTGCATCGGGAATGGTTTCGCAGCAGGTTATGGGAGCTTTTAGGCCTGTGCCGTAATTTGTGTTCCATTTGGCACCTCCGGTAAAATCGTTGTAAGTATCAACACCACAGCATTTAAACTGTAAATTACAGAAACGTAcactttcaataaaatcaacATCATATCTTAACTTCACAGCTGCTACTCGAAAAATAGAACTACCTTTGGTACGATATCAACAccatatttcaatttcaaaattgacatCTTCACTGGTTAGAGATGATTTGTGGTACTTAAAAACAATCCTCTGGTATAAAGAGTGATTATCAACGTGAAACTGACATGAATGACATCTTGGAGTGATCTTCTGAActttatgattgattgtatcttgtttaacgtccctctcgagagtttttcactcatatggagacgtcaccaagaccggtgaaggacttaaaatttaggcctatgctcggcgcttatggccactgagcagtgagggttcttttgcGTGCCACagctactgtgacacgggacatccgtctttaaggtcatctccgaggacccatgacattcacacgtgatgccgagcgtttggtgatggagcTGTCACtgcctattttaacgacttgggtctgtcgcagctgggattcgaaccccgatcttccgcatgcagggcgaacgttCTACCTCTaaaccaccgcggcggttttcTGAACCTTACTAAGTAATTTTGATAgaaaactttaaaaagaaacaagCTTAGATAAAGGTATTCAACTTTGtgcaatttatttttcatagaagTGGGAAACGGTGATTTCTCCAAATAATCTGTCTTTGAACAATAGATGTAAAAACTCTAAGACTTGTGCGTATCATTCGAGGCAGAGGACAGGTACAAAAAGgtataaaaatatgcaaattgtatatattgttGATCCACAGCATTAAACTGTTATTGACATTTCCTCTGACAATGCGATACTTTAGCCTCTAGAGAAGTACATATTCACCGAGCTCTCCAAAAATTCATATgattaaagaattaaaaaaaaaaaaacccggctACTGCAACCTATGAAACGATACTTAGTCGGCCATCTTTACTTTCAGTTAGAGTACAAGACTTAGTCTAAAGTGATTAGAGACGCACGTTTTCATTGGACAACCAAAAATACTAATCAAACGTATCAATTTGGAAATTCCCAATTTATTCTCGGTCTGGTGTTGGAAAAACCAAACGTTATATTTACCTGGAAACCTCGTGAAGGTAAACATAGCATTCTATTTTTTCAAGTATGTTTTAAAGCAATCTGACAATAACAAAGCTAGGATTTAtcaattatataataaaaaatgaagtTCATTTTCATAAAGTGTTTGAAAGATCAACGAatgtattgaatattaaatgtgttgaAATTTGTGTCGCTGGGACAAAACAAGTGCAAAACTATTCTATAGGAAcagtgatttttatttgaaaattttgaatgccaatttGTGTAAGCTTTTGCATTGATTCATTCGCCTGTCATTGGGCATGGTTTTCAAATACGTATTCACCGATATCAATAAGAACCCAACAAGTAAATCACATATCACTTGCTTGTCCGACCATTGCGAAATACCATCTTACGAGCAACCTGACACTTTCTTGCAATCTTCAGCAGTTCGAAGAATTCTAAAGGAGAACGCTACTTTATGTAAAATGGTTCAAGTGGTGTATGTATGTCTGACCACTAATACAGTGTGTATGATGTTCgacagagaagaagaaaaaatgaagTGTGGCATGGATTTAGATAAATCATATTTGCACAGTCCTTTAAAGTACTCTGTAAACAAACAGACATGTTTGGCTTTACC is part of the Ostrea edulis chromosome 2, xbOstEdul1.1, whole genome shotgun sequence genome and harbors:
- the LOC125680304 gene encoding tetraspanin-1-like isoform X1, whose translation is MGCLVGLGRVLIVVINIIFLILGLVFLAAGMICLVGESILKPFYQSVLDSLESQLESNNYGTVDFSSFSLSSLIGGLGYFFVGLGLFLIIITIIGCCGACCKVKYMLVAYAIIVIAILAGEIIFVGILYGSPDTIKSEIKAPLKTTIQSDYVGFNGTNIVSLGWNFVHREFKCCGVDTYNDFTGGAKWNTNYGTGLKAPITCCETIPDATTPTCATTPVNIYTKGCFDEVYNMLLGNVGLVAGSIAGCGVFQVSLKASSHCVLPVPTVFYQFPLCSASSHCVLPVPTVFYQLPLCSASSHCVLPVPTVFYQFPLCSASSHCVLPVPTVFCQLPLCSASSHCVLPVPTVFYQFPLCSTSSHCVLPVPTVFCQLPLCSASSHCVLPVPTVFYQFPLCSTSSHCVLPVPTVFCQFPLCSASSHCVLPVPTV